One Panulirus ornatus isolate Po-2019 chromosome 71, ASM3632096v1, whole genome shotgun sequence genomic window carries:
- the LOC139747966 gene encoding uncharacterized protein isoform X1 codes for MPEGLCTTLCLQWEPEIIAIAPMYLAGKLSKFEVTDWTGRIPKHKRWWDMYIEGISMDLLEDICHQVLDLYSPNRTEPVSSSGETPVTTPGTPRRPSSPTQTPTSAPPPVKKPKKEEVKSSPAKTESTTPSQPYQYPYHYPSYPSSYTSQSSSQGTSTAAAAAAAAATQRYSYTYPSSATQGPPPQAPPQAPPPTYQPPQRHYPPPTATASQAPPPHYTSQPPPTHYSSTTYPSSSYHPPPTTTHYPTPPTNQPPPQSHYAPPPHGSASSSYYAPPPTTANQPSYPGAGPSSSYPPPSSYSHSSSRQY; via the exons CTTGTGTACAACACTATGTCTTCAGTGGGAACCAGAAATTATAGCCATTGCCCCTATGTACCTAGCAGGAAAGCTAAGTAAATTTGAAGTGACTGATTGGACGGGGAGAATACCTAAGCACAAACGTTGGTGGGACATGTATATTGAAGGCATCTCCATGGACTTGTTAGAAG ATATCTGCCACCAAGTTCTGGACCTGTACTCACCCAATAGAACTGAACCAGTATCAAGTTCTGGAGAGACCCCTGTCACTACACCAGGAACCCCAAgacgaccatcatcaccaacacagacaccaacctcagcaccaccaccagtgaaaAAACCTAAGAAAGAAGAAGTAAAATCTTCCCCAGCCAAGACAGAAAGTACTACCCCATCGCAACCTTATCAGTACCCATACCATTATCCAAGTTATCCTTCATCTTACACTTCCCAGAGTTCTTCCCAAGGAAcatccactgctgctgctgctgctgctgctgctgctacccagcgctactcatatacataccctTCATCTGCTACACAAGGGCCACCACCACAAGCTCCACCTCAAGCACCCCCTCCGACTTACCAACCCCCTCAGAGGCACTATCCACCTCCTACAGCAACAGCCtcccaggctcctcctccacattaCACCTCTCAGCCTCCTCCTACACACTATTCCTCAACTACTTATCCTTCATCCTCATATCATCCCCCACCTACTACAACGCACTACCCTACACCTCCTACGAACCAACCTCCTCCACAAAGCCATTATGCCCCTCCCCCTCATGGAtccgcttcttcttcttactacgcaccaccacctaccactgccAACCAACCCAGCTACCCAGGAGCAGGACCATCCTCATCTTATCCACCACCAAGCTCCTATTCTCACTCGAGTTCTAGACAATATTGA
- the LOC139747966 gene encoding uncharacterized protein isoform X2, whose product MPEGLCTTLCLQWEPEIIAIAPMYLAGKLSKFEVTDWTGRIPKHKRWWDMYIEGISMDLLEDICHQVLDLYSPNRTEPVSSSGETPVTTPGTPRRPSSPTQTPTSAPPPVKKPKKEEVKSSPAKTEKRTGAAKVTSLPVERQANIARQRNTPQNSSEE is encoded by the exons CTTGTGTACAACACTATGTCTTCAGTGGGAACCAGAAATTATAGCCATTGCCCCTATGTACCTAGCAGGAAAGCTAAGTAAATTTGAAGTGACTGATTGGACGGGGAGAATACCTAAGCACAAACGTTGGTGGGACATGTATATTGAAGGCATCTCCATGGACTTGTTAGAAG ATATCTGCCACCAAGTTCTGGACCTGTACTCACCCAATAGAACTGAACCAGTATCAAGTTCTGGAGAGACCCCTGTCACTACACCAGGAACCCCAAgacgaccatcatcaccaacacagacaccaacctcagcaccaccaccagtgaaaAAACCTAAGAAAGAAGAAGTAAAATCTTCCCCAGCCAAGACAGAAA agagaacaggagctgcaaaggtgacctccctccccgttgagcgacaggcgaatattgcacgacaaaggaacacaccacagaactccagcgaagaatga